A single region of the Lotus japonicus ecotype B-129 chromosome 4, LjGifu_v1.2 genome encodes:
- the LOC130711867 gene encoding heat shock 70 kDa protein, mitochondrial-like: MAAATALLRSLRRRDLAPSTVSAFRSFSGSTKTAYVGRNWASLSRPFSSRPAGNDVIGIDLGTTNSCVSVMEGKNAKVIENSEGARTTPSVVAFNQKGELLVGTPAKRQAVTNPTNTVFVTKRMIGRRFDDPQTQKEMKMVPYKIVKASNGDAWVEANGKQYSPSQIGAFVLTKMKETAEAYLGKSVSKAVVTVPAYFNDAQRQATKDAGRIAGLDVQRIINEPTAAALSYGMNNKEGLIAVFDLGGGTFDVSILEISNGVFEVKATNGDTFLGGEDFDNTLLDYLVSEFKRSDNIDLSKDKLALQRLREAAEKAKIELSSTSQTDINLPFITADASGAKHLNITLTRSKFEALVNNLIERTRAPCKNCLKDANISLKDVDEVLLVGGMTRVPKVQEVVLEIFGKSPSKGVNPDEAVAMGAAIQGGILRGDVKELLLLDVTPLSLGIETLGGIFTRLINRNTTIPTKKSQVFSTAADNQTQVGIKVLQGEREMASDNKMLGEFELNGIPPSRRGVPQIEVTFDIDANGIVTVSAKDKATGKEQQVTIRSDSRLSDDEIEKMVKEAELHAQKDQERKALIDIRNSADTSIYSIENSLNEYRDKIPSEVAKEIEDAVSDLRKAMAGENADEIKSKLDIANKAVSKIGEHMSGGKSSGPSDEGSKGEGDQAPEAEYEEVKK; this comes from the exons ATGGCCGCCGCCACCGCCTTGCTCCGATCCCTCCGCCGTCGCGACCTTGCCCCTTCTACTGTCTCTGCCTTCCGATCG TTTTCAGGCAGCACCAAGACAGCATATGTAGGTCGCAATTGGGCAAGTTTGTCTCGACCTTTTAG TTCAAGGCCGGCTGGTAATGATGTCATTGGTATTGATTTGGGTACTACCAATTCATGTGTTTCTGTTATGGAGGGCAAG AATGCCAAAGTTATTGAGAATTCTGAAGGAGCAAGGACAACGCCATCAGTTGTTGCCTTCAATCAGAAAGGAGAGCTGCTTGTAGGTACACCAGCCAAGCGTCAGGCTGTGACTAACCCAACAAATACTGTCTTTGTAACCAAGAGAATGATTGGTAGGCGATTTGATGATCCCCAAACTcagaaggagatgaagatggtACCGTACAAAATTGTTAAGGCATCCAATGGAGATGCATGGGTTGAAGCCAACGGGAAGCAGTATTCTCCCAGCCAAATTGGTGCTTTTGTTCTCACCAAGATGAAGGAAACTGCTGAAGCGTACCTTGGAAAATCAGTTTCAAAAGCTGTGGTTACTGTACCAGCTTACTTCAATGACGCTCAGAGACAGGCTACGAAAGATGCCGGTAGAATTGCCGGTCTTGATGTCCAGAGAATTATCAATGAGCCCACTGCTGCTGCACTTTCGTATGGTATGAACAACAAAGAGGGTCTCATTGCAGTTTTTGATCTTGGAGGTGGAACATTTGATGTGTCCATCTTAGAAATTTCTaatggagtttttgag GTTAAAGCAACAAATGGTGACACTTTCTTGGGAGGAGAGGATTTTGATAATACTCTATTGGACTATCTAGTGAGCGAATTCAAAAGAAGTGACAATATTGACCTTTCAAAGGATAAGCTTGCCTTGCAAAGGCTTCGAGAAGCTGCTGAGAAAGCAAAAATAGAACTGTCGTCAACATCTCAAACAGATATAAATCTTCCATTTATCACTGCTGATGCATCTGGTGCAAAGCATCTGAACATCACATTGACTAGATCAAAGTTTGAAGCTTTAGTGAACAACTTGATTGAGAGGACAAGGGCACCATGTAAGAACTGCTTGAAGGATGCTAACATATCTCTCAAGGATGTTGATGAGGTTCTTCTTGTTGGAGGGATGACTCGTGTACCTAAAGTACAAGAGGTTGTTCTAGAGATCTTTGGAAAGAGTCCTAGCAAAGGAGTAAATCCTGATGAGGCCGTTGCTATGGGAGCAGCTATCCAGGGCGGTATCCTACGTGGGGATGTCAAAGAACTTCTACTCCTTGACGTAACTCCACTTTCTCTGGGTATTGAGACGTTGGGTGGTATCTTTACCAGGCTGATCAACAGGAATACAACAATCCCTACTAAAAAGAGTCAG GTGTTTTCTACAGCTGCTGACAACCAAACTCAGGTTGGTATCAAGGTGCTACAGGGTGAGCGAGAAATGGCTTCAGACAACAAAATGCTCGGCGAATTTGAGCTTAATGGCATTCCTCCCTCTCGAAGAGGTGTCCCTCAGATTGAAGTCACATTTGACATAGATGCCAATGGGATCGTTACTGTCTCTGCGAAAGACAAGGCCACCGGAAAAGAACAACAAGTCACCATCCGCTCAGACTCCAGACTCTCTGATGATGAGATTGAGAAGATGGTCAAAGAAGCAGAGTTGCATGCTCAGAAAGACCAAGAAAGAAAGGCTCTTATTGACATCAGAAACAGTGCGGATACATCCATCTACAGCATTGAAAATAGCTTAAATGAGTACAGGGATAAGATTCCCAGTGAAGTGGCCAAAGAGATTGAAGATGCAGTTTCAGATTTGAGGAAGGCTATGGCAGGTGAGAATGCCGATGAGATTAAGTCAAAGCTTGATATTGCAAACAAAGCTGTGTCCAAAATCGGAGAGCACATGTCAGGTGGCAAAAGTAGCGGTCCCTCTGATGAAGGTTCTAAGGGTGAGGGCGATCAGGCCCCCGAGGCTGAGTACGAAGAGGTCAAGAAGTGA
- the LOC130710802 gene encoding transcription factor GTE7-like isoform X1 yields the protein MASAVLANRNEPNWPQQHRGGATATGFMAKTPYPNSNPNPNPNPKFLNNKRTQSPSDDASSINRRSNDAVSNGYSNYATFNIASYSKKELSELKARLQSELEIVRQVKLRFEAVEFQPRPMNHNHKKPVSKKVAGTKRPFPAKDLKRSQSEVGNMMKGCGQVLQKLMKHKFGWIFNVPVDVVSLGLHDYYDIVKKPMDLGTVKSNLAKNVYATPSDFASDVRLTFNNALAYNPKGHDVYAIAEQLLVRFEELYRPLHEKFEEPVFDEELQASSWNHVEPERVIKKKENPTPLPPSAKSPEPLPVPERTSNPPLLQSPVRSSSPMQPLPQPTRMRPASKHPKPKARDPNKREMNMEEKQRLGMMLQSLPSEKLEQVVQIIRRRNGNLKQDGDEIELDIEAVDTETLWELDRFVTNWRKMVSKIKRQELLMVNNNNDNDIDNDNNVAPNNGNGESPARENVDDDAAEPPIEGKKQKKIEAAGDEDVDIGDEMPMNNEDVDIGDEMPMNNFPPVEIEKDKDVAGGHASSSSSSGSSGSDSSSSSDSDSGSSSGSDSEAENGNL from the exons ATGGCGTCGGCGGTCTTAGCCAACCGTAACGAACCGAACTGGCCGCAGCAGCACAGAGGCGGTGCAACAGCAACAGGATTCATGGCGAAAACACCCTACCCTAAttcaaaccctaaccctaaccctaaccctaaatttCTCAACAACAAGAGGACTCAATCACCTTCCGATGACGCTTCCTCCATCAATCGCCGATCAAACGATGCCGTCTCCAACGGCTATTCCAACTACGCCACCTTCAACATCGCCTCGTACAGCAAGAAGGAGCTCAGCGAGCTCAAGGCGCGTCTTCAATCGGAGCTCGAAATCGTTCGCCAGGTCAAGCTCCGATTCGAGGCCGTCGAGTTTCAGCCCCGGCCGATGAACCACAACCACAAGAAGCCCGTGAGCAAGAAGGTTGCCGGCACCAAGCGGCCGTTTCCGGCGAAGGATTTGAAGCGGTCGCAGTCGGAGGTTGGGAACATGATGAAGGGTTGTGGCCAGGTTCTGCAGAAGCTGATGAAGCATAAATTCGGGTGGATCTTCAACGTTCCTGTTGATGTTGTGAGTTTGGGGCTTCATGATTACTATGATATAGTGAAGAAACCCATGGATCTGGGTACTGTGAAATCGAATCTGGCCAAGAATGTGTATGCTACACCGTCAGATTTTGCGTCCGATGTGCGGTTGACTTTCAACAATGCATTGGCCTACAACCCTAAGGGTCACGATGTTTACGCCATTGCAGAGCAGCTTCTGGTGAGGTTTGAGGAGCTGTATAGGCCGTTGCATGAGAAATTCGAAGAGCCTGTTTTCGATGAGGAATTACAGGCTAGCTCTTGGAACCATGTTGAGCCAGAGAGGGTCATCAAGAAGAAGGAAAACCCAACCCCTCTTCCTCCGTCTGCGAAATCGCCAGAGCCATTACCTGTCCCTGAAAGGACCTCAAACCCTCCATTGCTGCAGTCGCCTGTGCGCTCATCATCGCCAATGCAACCTTTGCCGCAGCCTACGAGGATGAGGCCCGCTTCGAAGCATCCGAAACCGAAGGCGAGGGACCCTAACAAGAGGGAAATGAACATGGAGGAAAAGCAAAGGTTGGGAATGATGTTGCAGAGTTTGCCATCCGAGAAATTGGAGCAGGTAGTGCAGATCATAAGGAGGAGAAATGGGAATTTGAAGCAGGATGGGGATGAAATCGAGCTTGATATTGAAGCTGTTGATACAGAGACCCTTTGGGAGCTTGATCGTTTTGTGACCAATTGGAGAAAGATGGTGAGCAAGATTAAGCGGCAGGAACTACTAATGgtcaataataataatgacaatGACATTGACAATGATAATAATGTGGCACCAAACAATGGCAATGGG GAATCACCAGCTAGGGagaatgttgatgatgatgcAGCTGAACCACCAATTGAAGGGAAGAAGCAAAAGAAGATAGAAGCAGCTGGGGATGAAGATGTTGACATTGGAGACGAGATGCCAATGAACAATGAAGATGTTGACATTGGGGATGAGATGCCAATGAACAACTTCCCACCTGTGGAGATTGAGAAAGATAAAGATGTCGCCGGAGGCCATGCGAGTAGTTCTAGTAGCTCTGGCAGTTCTGGCAGTGATTCCTCATCATCAAGTG ATTCGGACTCTGGTAGCTCATCAGGGAGTGATTCTGAAGCGGAGAATGGGAATTTGTAG
- the LOC130710802 gene encoding transcription factor GTE7-like isoform X2, producing MASAVLANRNEPNWPQQHRGGATATGFMAKTPYPNSNPNPNPNPKFLNNKRTQSPSDDASSINRRSNDAVSNGYSNYATFNIASYSKKELSELKARLQSELEIVRQVKLRFEAVEFQPRPMNHNHKKPVSKKVAGTKRPFPAKDLKRSQSEVGNMMKGCGQVLQKLMKHKFGWIFNVPVDVVSLGLHDYYDIVKKPMDLGTVKSNLAKNVYATPSDFASDVRLTFNNALAYNPKGHDVYAIAEQLLVRFEELYRPLHEKFEEPVFDEELQASSWNHVEPERVIKKKENPTPLPPSAKSPEPLPVPERTSNPPLLQSPVRSSSPMQPLPQPTRMRPASKHPKPKARDPNKREMNMEEKQRLGMMLQSLPSEKLEQVVQIIRRRNGNLKQDGDEIELDIEAVDTETLWELDRFVTNWRKMESPARENVDDDAAEPPIEGKKQKKIEAAGDEDVDIGDEMPMNNEDVDIGDEMPMNNFPPVEIEKDKDVAGGHASSSSSSGSSGSDSSSSSDSDSGSSSGSDSEAENGNL from the exons ATGGCGTCGGCGGTCTTAGCCAACCGTAACGAACCGAACTGGCCGCAGCAGCACAGAGGCGGTGCAACAGCAACAGGATTCATGGCGAAAACACCCTACCCTAAttcaaaccctaaccctaaccctaaccctaaatttCTCAACAACAAGAGGACTCAATCACCTTCCGATGACGCTTCCTCCATCAATCGCCGATCAAACGATGCCGTCTCCAACGGCTATTCCAACTACGCCACCTTCAACATCGCCTCGTACAGCAAGAAGGAGCTCAGCGAGCTCAAGGCGCGTCTTCAATCGGAGCTCGAAATCGTTCGCCAGGTCAAGCTCCGATTCGAGGCCGTCGAGTTTCAGCCCCGGCCGATGAACCACAACCACAAGAAGCCCGTGAGCAAGAAGGTTGCCGGCACCAAGCGGCCGTTTCCGGCGAAGGATTTGAAGCGGTCGCAGTCGGAGGTTGGGAACATGATGAAGGGTTGTGGCCAGGTTCTGCAGAAGCTGATGAAGCATAAATTCGGGTGGATCTTCAACGTTCCTGTTGATGTTGTGAGTTTGGGGCTTCATGATTACTATGATATAGTGAAGAAACCCATGGATCTGGGTACTGTGAAATCGAATCTGGCCAAGAATGTGTATGCTACACCGTCAGATTTTGCGTCCGATGTGCGGTTGACTTTCAACAATGCATTGGCCTACAACCCTAAGGGTCACGATGTTTACGCCATTGCAGAGCAGCTTCTGGTGAGGTTTGAGGAGCTGTATAGGCCGTTGCATGAGAAATTCGAAGAGCCTGTTTTCGATGAGGAATTACAGGCTAGCTCTTGGAACCATGTTGAGCCAGAGAGGGTCATCAAGAAGAAGGAAAACCCAACCCCTCTTCCTCCGTCTGCGAAATCGCCAGAGCCATTACCTGTCCCTGAAAGGACCTCAAACCCTCCATTGCTGCAGTCGCCTGTGCGCTCATCATCGCCAATGCAACCTTTGCCGCAGCCTACGAGGATGAGGCCCGCTTCGAAGCATCCGAAACCGAAGGCGAGGGACCCTAACAAGAGGGAAATGAACATGGAGGAAAAGCAAAGGTTGGGAATGATGTTGCAGAGTTTGCCATCCGAGAAATTGGAGCAGGTAGTGCAGATCATAAGGAGGAGAAATGGGAATTTGAAGCAGGATGGGGATGAAATCGAGCTTGATATTGAAGCTGTTGATACAGAGACCCTTTGGGAGCTTGATCGTTTTGTGACCAATTGGAGAAAGATG GAATCACCAGCTAGGGagaatgttgatgatgatgcAGCTGAACCACCAATTGAAGGGAAGAAGCAAAAGAAGATAGAAGCAGCTGGGGATGAAGATGTTGACATTGGAGACGAGATGCCAATGAACAATGAAGATGTTGACATTGGGGATGAGATGCCAATGAACAACTTCCCACCTGTGGAGATTGAGAAAGATAAAGATGTCGCCGGAGGCCATGCGAGTAGTTCTAGTAGCTCTGGCAGTTCTGGCAGTGATTCCTCATCATCAAGTG ATTCGGACTCTGGTAGCTCATCAGGGAGTGATTCTGAAGCGGAGAATGGGAATTTGTAG